One Pleurocapsa sp. PCC 7327 DNA segment encodes these proteins:
- the gltD gene encoding glutamate synthase small subunit produces the protein MGKPTGFIEYLREVALEISPSDRIRNWDEFHLPMPEEKLRQQGARCMDCGTPFCHTGTVINGMASGCPINNLIPEWNDLVYRGLWREALDRLHKTNNFPEFTGRVCPAPCEGSCVLGINNPPVTIKNIEYSIVEKGWDEGWIEPIPPTKRTGKKVAVVGSGPAGLCAAAQLNTAGHWVTVFERADRPGGLLMYGIPNMKLDKEKVVLRRLKVLEEEGVKFVCNTEVGKDLPAENLLKEFDAVILCTGATRPRDLPIEGRQLKGIHFAMDFLTENTKAILDRHKNGSFICAEGKDVVIIGGGDTGTDCVGTSIRHRCKSLAQLEILPKPPSERAADNPWPEWPKIYRMDYGQEEAAAKFGGDPRVYLTTATKFEGDETGHVKAVHTVQIQWEKNDKGQFVPQPIPGTEKILPAQLVLLAMGFLGPEQPLLDALGLDCDARSNVKADYGKYATSIPGVFAAGDCRRGQSLVVWAFNEGRGAARECDLYLMGSTDLP, from the coding sequence ATGGGAAAACCAACAGGCTTTATCGAATATCTCCGCGAAGTCGCATTAGAAATCTCGCCGAGCGATCGCATTCGCAACTGGGATGAATTCCACCTGCCCATGCCGGAGGAGAAACTTCGCCAACAAGGCGCGCGCTGTATGGACTGCGGCACGCCGTTTTGTCACACTGGCACGGTCATCAACGGTATGGCGAGCGGATGCCCGATTAATAATCTAATTCCCGAATGGAACGACCTCGTTTATCGCGGACTCTGGCGCGAAGCGCTCGATCGCCTGCATAAAACCAACAACTTCCCCGAATTCACCGGGCGCGTCTGTCCGGCACCGTGCGAAGGCTCGTGCGTGCTCGGCATCAACAATCCGCCCGTCACGATCAAGAATATCGAATACTCGATCGTCGAAAAAGGCTGGGATGAGGGCTGGATCGAACCGATTCCGCCGACTAAGCGCACGGGCAAAAAAGTCGCCGTCGTCGGTTCCGGTCCTGCGGGTCTGTGCGCCGCCGCCCAGCTCAATACGGCAGGTCATTGGGTGACTGTATTCGAACGCGCCGACCGTCCGGGCGGACTGCTCATGTACGGCATCCCCAACATGAAGCTGGACAAGGAGAAAGTCGTCTTGCGCCGCCTCAAAGTCCTCGAAGAAGAAGGGGTGAAGTTCGTCTGCAACACCGAGGTCGGCAAAGACCTGCCCGCCGAAAATCTGCTTAAGGAATTCGATGCCGTTATTCTCTGTACTGGCGCTACCAGACCGCGCGACCTCCCTATCGAAGGACGGCAGTTGAAGGGCATCCACTTTGCAATGGATTTCCTGACTGAAAACACCAAAGCAATTCTAGACAGACACAAGAACGGCAGCTTCATTTGTGCCGAAGGCAAGGATGTGGTCATTATCGGCGGCGGCGACACGGGCACCGACTGCGTTGGCACTTCCATTCGCCACCGTTGCAAGAGCCTCGCGCAACTCGAAATCCTGCCCAAACCCCCGTCGGAACGAGCAGCAGACAATCCTTGGCCCGAATGGCCCAAAATTTATCGGATGGACTACGGACAGGAGGAAGCCGCTGCTAAGTTCGGCGGCGACCCGCGCGTCTATCTCACCACGGCGACGAAGTTTGAAGGCGATGAAACCGGACATGTTAAAGCCGTCCATACCGTACAGATACAGTGGGAAAAAAATGACAAAGGGCAGTTCGTTCCCCAACCCATCCCCGGCACCGAAAAAATCTTGCCCGCACAGCTCGTCCTGCTTGCCATGGGCTTTCTCGGTCCCGAACAACCGTTACTCGATGCTCTGGGACTCGATTGCGATGCGCGTAGCAACGTAAAAGCCGACTACGGTAAATATGCCACCAGTATCCCCGGTGTCTTTGCCGCTGGTGACTGCCGTCGCGGTCAGAGCCTTGTCGTTTGGGCTTTCAACGAAGGTCGCGGTGCCGCCCGCGAGTGCGACCTCTACCTCATGGGCAGTACTGACCTACCTTAA
- a CDS encoding DUF5615 family PIN-like protein, with protein MKIRFQADSDLNQAIVTGILRREPTVDFQTSNVANLSGLSDLEVLTFVARESRVLVSHDQRTMPRYFAEFVVTQTSPSVIIVLQSLSIGEAINSLIKIWQTSEAENWVNRIAYLPI; from the coding sequence ATGAAAATTCGCTTCCAAGCAGACTCAGATCTTAACCAAGCGATCGTGACGGGCATTCTCAGGCGCGAGCCAACAGTTGATTTCCAGACATCAAACGTAGCAAATTTAAGTGGCTTAAGCGATTTAGAAGTCCTGACCTTTGTAGCACGAGAAAGTAGAGTCCTCGTTTCACACGACCAGAGAACCATGCCAAGATACTTTGCTGAATTTGTTGTCACTCAAACCAGTCCTAGTGTGATTATTGTCTTACAAAGCTTGTCAATTGGCGAAGCGATAAATAGTCTAATCAAAATATGGCAGACATCGGAAGCAGAAAACTGGGTTAACCGCATTGCCTATTTACCTATTTGA
- a CDS encoding HAD family hydrolase — MSNHVPTILALDFDGVICDGLVEYFQTTKRTYHQIWTSEKQTINEDLAPRFYRLRPVIETGWEMPILLRALILGFSEEKIFPNWSIIARKILESERLDPKEVSQKLDRIRDEWIESDLEGWLALHRFYPGVIDRIACILDSSIKFYIVTTKESRFVKKLLQQQGIDLPEKTILGKEYKCPKYEILRQLLEINSASPVNLWFVEDRLEALELVRQQSDLQKAKLYLADWGYNTQQTRESIRDRQDIKLLSLAQFSQDFSAWY, encoded by the coding sequence ATGTCCAACCATGTCCCAACTATTCTCGCGCTAGATTTTGACGGCGTTATCTGCGATGGGTTAGTTGAATATTTTCAAACGACAAAACGAACTTATCATCAAATTTGGACTTCAGAGAAACAAACGATAAACGAGGATTTGGCTCCTAGATTTTATCGTCTGCGTCCGGTTATCGAAACGGGTTGGGAAATGCCAATTTTATTACGAGCATTAATTTTAGGATTTTCTGAAGAGAAAATTTTCCCAAATTGGTCAATTATTGCGCGAAAAATTCTCGAATCCGAGCGACTCGATCCCAAAGAAGTCAGTCAAAAACTCGATAGAATTCGAGATGAATGGATCGAATCAGATTTAGAAGGCTGGTTAGCCCTGCATCGTTTTTATCCCGGAGTTATCGATAGAATTGCCTGCATACTTGATTCTTCAATAAAGTTCTATATCGTTACGACTAAAGAAAGTCGTTTCGTTAAAAAATTATTGCAGCAACAGGGAATAGACTTACCAGAAAAGACAATTTTGGGCAAAGAATACAAATGTCCCAAATACGAAATCCTACGACAATTACTTGAAATCAATTCAGCTAGTCCTGTCAATCTTTGGTTCGTAGAAGATCGCTTAGAAGCGCTTGAATTAGTTCGCCAGCAATCCGATCTACAAAAAGCAAAATTATATTTAGCAGATTGGGGATATAACACCCAGCAAACAAGAGAATCTATTCGCGATCGCCAAGACATTAAACTTCTCTCATTAGCGCAATTTAGTCAAGACTTTTCTGCTTGGTATTAA
- a CDS encoding DUF433 domain-containing protein, producing the protein MSPSILKAKQYIEEQEGCYRIIGKRVSLDSIVYAFLAGQSPESIVQSFPVLTLEEVYGAIAFYLANRPTIDAYLSKGQQLFETLRQQARENNALLYQKLYGIQNSSS; encoded by the coding sequence ATGAGTCCATCAATTCTAAAAGCAAAACAATACATAGAAGAACAGGAGGGGTGCTACCGCATTATCGGAAAGCGCGTTTCTCTAGATTCAATCGTCTATGCTTTTCTAGCGGGACAATCGCCTGAAAGTATCGTTCAGTCATTCCCCGTACTGACACTAGAAGAAGTTTATGGCGCGATCGCTTTTTATCTCGCCAATCGCCCAACCATTGATGCTTATTTATCTAAAGGACAGCAACTTTTTGAAACGCTAAGACAGCAAGCTAGAGAAAACAATGCGTTGCTCTATCAAAAGCTGTACGGCATTCAAAACAGTTCGTCATGA